A segment of the Paracoccus suum genome:
CGACGCCGATGCGCGGATCGTCGACGTCCTGATGCAGGATCCCATGCGGGCGGCGATGGAAAGCGGCAAAGAGGTGGCCGAGCGCGCAGGCGTTCACCCCGCCTCTGCGGTTCGCCTCGCGCGCCGGCTCGGCTTTGACGGTTACCCCGAGTTTCGCGCCTTCCTGCAAGCCAGCCTGATCGACAGCGCCGACGGCGATTTCGACAGCGGGGCCGCCCGTGTCGCGGCGCGGCTCTTGCGCGCTCCGACAGGTGGCCTGCTATCGTCCATCCTGGACAGCGAAATCGCTGCATTGCAGCAGCTTCGCCACACGGTCGGCGACGACGATATCCGCGGGTTTTCTGAATCGCTGCGCGACGCGCGGCGGATTTTTGTCTACGGGCTCGGCCACGCCGCTAGCTTGTCGGCCCTGATCACCCTGCGTCTTCGGCGGTCTGGCTATGACGCGCTCGACCTCGCGGGAATGCCGGACCTGGCCGAGACCCTGAACCGGATGTCCGCGGATGACGTCCTTTGGCTGACTTCCTTTCGCGAACCGCGGCCGCCGGTCCTCGCGCTGCGCGAAGTCGCGGCGGCTCGGGGTACTGACTTATTGCTGCTCAGCGACGCGAGCGGGCTGAGGATCAAGCCCGCACCCCAACGGCGGATCATCGTCTCACGAGGCGGAGCCGGTCACTCGCAGTCGCTACTGGTGCCGATGACCGTGGCCAATGCGGTGATCCTCGACCT
Coding sequences within it:
- a CDS encoding MurR/RpiR family transcriptional regulator, which encodes MVADHAERLTDADARIVDVLMQDPMRAAMESGKEVAERAGVHPASAVRLARRLGFDGYPEFRAFLQASLIDSADGDFDSGAARVAARLLRAPTGGLLSSILDSEIAALQQLRHTVGDDDIRGFSESLRDARRIFVYGLGHAASLSALITLRLRRSGYDALDLAGMPDLAETLNRMSADDVLWLTSFREPRPPVLALREVAAARGTDLLLLSDASGLRIKPAPQRRIIVSRGGAGHSQSLLVPMTVANAVILDLAAIDNGRSVQALREFRNFRARLAPAVPR